Proteins encoded together in one Betaproteobacteria bacterium window:
- a CDS encoding glutathione S-transferase family protein, with the protein MEKPTPDGEGQRILFGFWASPFLSFAAQCLIESDLPFEYVRVSPFIGEVHSPAHKARNPLGKIPTLREPDGTLVSESQAICRYLARTYAASRALYPCHDAKLCARIDALNDFFTFTVSGPFFNSLVVGGYYPNPLGLKCEIESETFARLSTMRIKDGLLRILGSAELSPYLFGSEPCMPDYQLFQLLVAGKTFAKLLSMPSLDLTAMDDRLVRYHDAVALRASSQRLATLQERELPTTAREIFEEFPKVRSAGLRPVLERLLGHEV; encoded by the coding sequence ATGGAAAAGCCGACGCCCGACGGCGAGGGCCAGCGAATCCTGTTCGGATTCTGGGCTTCGCCCTTCCTGTCCTTTGCCGCGCAATGCCTGATCGAATCGGATCTTCCCTTCGAATACGTGCGCGTCTCTCCCTTCATCGGTGAAGTGCACTCGCCAGCGCACAAGGCGCGTAACCCGCTTGGCAAGATTCCCACGCTGCGCGAGCCGGACGGCACGCTGGTTTCCGAAAGCCAGGCGATCTGCCGGTATCTGGCCCGGACTTACGCCGCGAGCAGAGCGCTCTATCCTTGCCACGACGCAAAGCTTTGCGCGCGCATCGATGCCTTGAACGACTTCTTCACCTTTACCGTGAGCGGGCCCTTCTTCAACTCGCTTGTGGTCGGGGGCTACTACCCCAATCCGCTTGGGCTCAAGTGCGAAATCGAATCGGAGACCTTCGCCAGGCTGTCCACGATGAGGATCAAGGATGGCCTGTTGCGAATACTCGGTTCCGCCGAACTGTCTCCGTACCTTTTCGGGTCGGAACCGTGCATGCCCGATTACCAGCTCTTTCAGTTGCTCGTGGCAGGAAAGACCTTTGCGAAGCTCCTGTCGATGCCCAGCCTGGATCTGACGGCCATGGACGATCGCCTGGTCCGTTACCACGACGCTGTCGCGCTGCGCGCGTCGAGCCAGCGCCTCGCCACGCTGCAGGAACGCGAACTCCCGACGACGGCGAGAGAGATATTCGAGGAATTTCCCAAGGTGAGATCCGCCGGACTTCGCCCTGTGCTGGAGAGGCTGCTCGGGCATGAAGTCTAG